DNA from Lentilitoribacter sp. Alg239-R112:
CTTAATATCCATATACCGCACTCCCCTACTAAATTCCCGACATTGTTATTTATGTGCAGCCAGATTAAAGGCTATTCACAGGCACTTTAAGAACCGGATTCCCATCTTCATCCTTAGGGAGGTCGCCAGCCCGCATGTTAACCTGTAAAGACGGGATAATGAGTTTAGGCATATCAAGCTGCGCATCACGCTCTGTTCTAAACTTTACGAATTCTTCTTTTGTTTTTCCGGCTCCAACATGAACGTTATATTTCTTCTCATCGCCAACAGTTGTTTCCCACTGAATATCTCTGCCGTTAGGACCATAGTCATGGCACATAAACAGGCGCATCTCGTCAGGTAGTTCTAAAATTTTCATTATTGAATCGTACAGCTCATGCGCATCTCCACCTGGAAAATCAGCGCGCGCAGAACCTCCATCTGGCATAAACAGCGTGTCCCCGACAAATGTAGCGTTCCCCATTACATGAACCATGCAGGCCGGTGTGTGGCCGGGCGTATAAATTGTGAAGGCCTCGAGATTACCTATCTTGTAGGTATCACCATCTTTAAACAACGCATCAAACTGCGATCCATCACGTTGAAACTCGGTTCCTTCGTTAAACACTTTTCCAAATGTATCTTGAACCACTAATATCTTATCCCCGATACCGATTTTACCACCCAGCTTTTGCTGAATGTAAGGTGCTGCAGATAAGTGATCCGCATGAACATGGGTTTCAATAATCCATTCCAATTGCAGGTCATTGGATTGAATATATGCAATGATCATGTCAGCGTGTTCGTAAGTGATGCGACCTGCAGCATAATCAATATCCATAACTGAATCGATAATCGCGCATGAACTCGACGTAGGGTCTTTAACAACATAACTAATCGTATTTGTTGCCTCATCAAAAAACGCCTTAACCTCTGGTTTGTTATTCATATTTACAGGGTAAGAATTCATTTGATTATCCTTTCATTTTTCTGAACACAATAAGATATATTTTAAATACAACTTTATGAATGTAGATATTGCTTTAGCCCAAATACTGTCCTCATTAGGCTATTTTCAAAGCTCTATTGCTGACTGTTCTTGCAAACGCTATGCCTGCGACAAGCGCGACCACAAAAACATATGTTTGCGAATAACCTAGACCAAGTGCCGGTATTGCACCGCCCGGACAAAATCCGGCTATACCCCAGCCAACACCGAATGATGCTGACCCCATAAGTAATCGCGCATCAATGACATTCTTAACCTGAATTGAGAACGGCGCACCCAGTAAGGATTTCGATTGACTGCGAAAAACAATTTGGTATCCGATCGCCGTTGTCACCAACGCGCCGCCCATAACAAATAGTAAACTCGGGTCCCAAGATCCGGCGAGATCAAAAAAGTTTAATACTTTTGCCGGGTTAGCCATGCCGGATATAGCAATCCCAATGCCAAAAATCGCACCTATAATTAACGCTGAAAATAGTTTCATATTACTATGGCCCCATTACGTGACGAAC
Protein-coding regions in this window:
- a CDS encoding DUF6691 family protein — translated: MKLFSALIIGAIFGIGIAISGMANPAKVLNFFDLAGSWDPSLLFVMGGALVTTAIGYQIVFRSQSKSLLGAPFSIQVKNVIDARLLMGSASFGVGWGIAGFCPGGAIPALGLGYSQTYVFVVALVAGIAFARTVSNRALKIA
- a CDS encoding MBL fold metallo-hydrolase, giving the protein MNSYPVNMNNKPEVKAFFDEATNTISYVVKDPTSSSCAIIDSVMDIDYAAGRITYEHADMIIAYIQSNDLQLEWIIETHVHADHLSAAPYIQQKLGGKIGIGDKILVVQDTFGKVFNEGTEFQRDGSQFDALFKDGDTYKIGNLEAFTIYTPGHTPACMVHVMGNATFVGDTLFMPDGGSARADFPGGDAHELYDSIMKILELPDEMRLFMCHDYGPNGRDIQWETTVGDEKKYNVHVGAGKTKEEFVKFRTERDAQLDMPKLIIPSLQVNMRAGDLPKDEDGNPVLKVPVNSL